The Clupea harengus chromosome 6, Ch_v2.0.2, whole genome shotgun sequence genome contains a region encoding:
- the LOC116220712 gene encoding uncharacterized protein LOC116220712 produces the protein MTAVEGIERKVNKHLRKWLGIPPSFTSVGFYIRSGQLQLPLSSVVEEFKVAKCRIVMMLRDSTDEMVRGAGVTTRSGRKWAAATQVEQAESLLKLKDIIGNPCTGRQGLGSTHFQQWTKADPRQRRVMVQAEVRQLEEEGRWSRAVELGLQGAWTKWELPKRKITWPELWRLEPFRISFLLCSVYDTLPTPTNLYRWGMREDPQCRLCGERGTMAHILAGCKTALSQGRYRWRHDKVLRVLADILEQEKRKKHQPQSRTTPSIQFIREGEKPSSSKKTKKGLLQTAPSWEMRVDLGRKLHFPQVVQTSLRPDMVIWLEEAKKIILIKLTVPWEEGCGEAYERKATKYQDLVQQCRDKGWQAWLFPVEVGCRGFPAQSVWNTLTALGINGRERKTAVRRLGEAERASCWLWNRREERSWGPGEDGQCLAITAGPPSRGRCGLGVESSNESWSPPDDIFSWSKATVTS, from the coding sequence ATGACAGCGGTTGAAGGGATTGAGAGGAAAGTCAACAAACATCTCCGCAAGTGGCTTGGTATTCCCCCAAGCTTCACGTCAGTAGGGTTCTACATCAGGTCGGGACAGCTACAGCTACCCCTATCATCGGTGGTTGAGGAGTTCAAGGTGGCAAAGTGCAGGATTGTGATGATGCTCAGAGATTCCACCGACGAGATGGTTAGAGGCGCAGGCGTCACCACAAGATCTGGGCGCAAATGGGCAGCAGCCACACAAGTGGAACAGGCAGAAAGCCTGCTGAAGTTGAAGGACATCATCGGGAACCCATGCACTGGGCGGCAGGGACTAGGGTCCACCCATTTCCAACAATGGACCAAAGCCGACCCAAGGCAGAGGAGAGTCATGGTCCAAGCCGAGGTCCGGCAgctagaggaggaggggagatggtCTAGGGCTGTGGAGCTTGGTTTACAAGGAGCCTGGACGAAGTGGGAACTACCAAAGCGTAAGATCACCTGGCCTGAACTCTGGAGACTGGAGCCTTTCCGAATCTCGTTCCTGCTCTGCTCAGTGTACGACACCCTTCCAACACCAACAAACCTGTACAGGTGGGGAATGAGGGAGGACCCACAGTGCAGGTtatgtggggagagaggaacaatggCGCATATACTGGCAGGATGCAAGACTGCTCTTAGCCAGGGGAGATACCGGTGGCGCCACGACAAGGTCCTCAGAGTACTAGCCGACATCTTGGAGCAGGAGAAACGGAAAAAGCACCAGCCTCAATCGAGAACAACACCATCCATCCAGTTcatcagggagggggagaaaccaTCATCCTCCAAGAAGACCAAGAAGGGCCTACTGCAGACAGCACCATCATGGGAGATGAGGGTAGACCTTGGAAGGAAACTACACTTTCCCCAGGTCGTCCAAACTTCCCTGAGGCCTGACATGGTCATTTGGTTAGAAGAGGCCAAGAAGATCATCCTGATCAAACTGACTGTCCCGTGGGAAGAAGGATGCGGTGAAGCCTACGAGAGGAAAGCCACCAAGTACCAGGACCTTGTCCAACAATGCAGGGACAAGGGATGGCAGGCCTGGCTATTCCCAGTGGAGGTCGGATGCAGGGGCTTCCCGGCACAGTCTGTGTGGAATACACTCACAGCTCTGGGAATAaatggaagggagaggaagacagctgtccGTAGGTTGGGGGAAGCCGAGAGAGCCTCTTGCTGGCTCTGGaataggagggaggagagaagctggGGACCAGGAGAAGACGGGCAGTGTCTGGCCATCACTGCCGGCCCGCCATCTCGAGGGCGTTGTGGTTTAGGGGTCGAATCGTCCAATGAAAGTTGGTCACCACCTGATGACATCTTCTCCTGGTCGAAAGCTACAGTCACTTCCTAA